The DNA region TTTAATGTTTTTGTAATTTCTCCCTTAAATTTCGCGCTGGAAATAACTGAAGGATAATTTTCAATATCATTTAAGAGCTTAAGCTCATTTTTGATTGTTTTGTTAAACTTTCCAATTCCTTGTGAATCAAGTATTACTTTATCCGGATCAGGAAGCAGGCTTATCCAAAAAGCCGCTACTTTCATATTTCTTTCGGTATTTGGCATTAATGAAGGGCCTGGATAGCGCATATTTTTTCTTCCGGCGCAACCCCACCAGAACAAACAAGTAAGCAAAGCAATACCTGTTATTGAAAATATATTTTTTGAATACCGCTTCATAATTTTCTTGAGCCCAAAAGCATATTCCTGTATTTGCTGAGATCTTCCTGCAATTTTTTGATTTTTATCTTATTTTCAAAAAGTTTCTTTTTTACCTTTAGCCTATGAGGCAGTGAAAGAAGCATATGAGATAAAAAACCGAGAAAAAAAGCTATCAAAATTAAAAGCGCGATCTGAATATTAAACTGCCACAAAAGAAACCTTACTACCGCCATCGTGGAATTCTGCAAGGCAAATACTGCAGAAAGAACAAAAAATAATAATGAAATTAACAAAGAAATATACATAAAACCTCCG from Elusimicrobiota bacterium includes:
- a CDS encoding LapA family protein → MYISLLISLLFFVLSAVFALQNSTMAVVRFLLWQFNIQIALLILIAFFLGFLSHMLLSLPHRLKVKKKLFENKIKIKKLQEDLSKYRNMLLGSRKL